From Zingiber officinale cultivar Zhangliang chromosome 5B, Zo_v1.1, whole genome shotgun sequence, the proteins below share one genomic window:
- the LOC121984227 gene encoding transcription factor MYBS3-like, with the protein MLSLVQRAPPHVRRECSGEAASITSNATYSTGRAAEMTRRCSHCGNNGHNSRTCPARGGGVGVRIFGVRLTEGVGAMKKSASMGCLSSSITLSNAGASPSAEPTGEHPADSVAGYASDDAHATSSSICRKKGVPWTEEEHRMFLLGLQKLGKGDWRGIARNFVISRTPTQVASHAQKYFIRQSNASRRKRRSSLFDMPIEQIPVHEEHSRPHSPPNEPDNTNRLAMLHGSEQQGTNLLEASATKYVPELTESIHPDQNSIAMIPAIYTAFIPVQLPFWTPNLTAVSKDEAMRDSHEILKPIPVVPKEALNIEEVVGMSKLSIGDSMDYAPDPSALSLKLVGSSTSRQSAFHANSSVALPDLNQSSGSPIHAV; encoded by the exons ATGTTGTCTCTCGTTCAGCGCGCACCGCCGCACGTGAGAAGGGAGTGCTCCGGCGAGGCGGCCTCCATCACCAGCAACGCGACTTACTCCACCGGACGAGCGGCGGAGATGACGAGGCGATGCTCGCACTGCGGCAACAACGGGCACAACTCGCGCACGTGCCCGGCGCGCGGCGGCGGGGTCGGGGTGCGGATCTTTGGGGTACGCCTTACGGAGGGCGTGGGGGCGATGAAGAAGAGCGCTAGCATGGGGTGCCTTTCTTCCTCGATTACCCTTTCCAACGCCGGCGCGTCCCCCTCGGCCGAACCGACTGGAGAACACCCCGCCGATTCCGTCGCGGGTTATGCCTCCGATGACGCCCATGCCACCAGCTCTTCTATTTGCCGCAAAAAAG GTGTACCATGGACTGAAGAAGAGCATCGAATGTTCTTGCTGGGTCTTCAAAAACTAGGGAAAGGTGATTGGCGTGGAATTGCTCGGAACTTTGTCATTTCCAGGACTCCAACACAGGTTGCAAGCCATGCCCAGAAGTATTTTATTCGACAGAGTAATGCATCAAGAAGAAAGAGACGCTCAAGCCTATTTGACATG CCAATCGAGCAAATCCCAGTCCATGAAGAACACTCGAGGCCCCATTCACCTCCTAATGAACCAGATAACACAAATCGCTTGGCAATGCTGCATGGCAGCGAACAACAAGGAACTAATCTTTTGGAAGCTTCAGCAACCAAATATGTTCCAGAACTAACAGAAAGCATCCATCCTGATCAAAACTCCATAGCAATGATACCTGCAATCTACACTGCTTTCATTCCAGTGCAATTGCCATTTTGGACTCCAAATCTGACTGCTGTTTCGAAAGATGAAGCAATGAGGGATTCTCATGAGATCTTAAAGCCCATTCCGGTTGTCCCAAAGGAAGCACTAAACATTGAGGAGGTTGTTGGCATGTCCAAACTCAGCATTGGCGACAGCATGGACTATGCCCCGGATCCCTCTGCCCTTTCCCTCAAATTAGTAGGATCTTCTACCTCAAGGCAGTCTGCCTTTCACGCCAACTCTTCTGTGGCTCTGCCTGATCTGAACCAAAGTAGCGGCAGCCC